From the genome of Treponema peruense:
ATTAGGCAATCCACAACTTTTGATTATAACTCCAAATTAACACGGCTGCTCCATAACAACAAGCGGTACTTTGCAGAAAAATTAATTTCCCCACCGGCATATTGTTTACCCGTCCATTTTCCGCTACAATAATGCAATAAAAAGTGGGGAAACAATGCTTGTAAATAATTCTCTTGTACTATATAAAAATGCGGCTGCTGCAATTACCGGTGAATGTGTCAGCGGAAAATTTCCTGTAAGATTCAGAACAGCGCCGGCTACCCAGACAAAAAGTGCCGTATACGGAACGCAGAGTGTAAGAAATAAAGATTTTCTTGTTCTGTCAGAAACGCCCGTGTCCTCTTTGGAAAATGCACTTTCCTTTGCAGACACAAATGCACCTTCTGCAGACGACATGTATGACGCCCAGCCCAAAAATGCTATGGCAGTTCAGCTTAAGGAATGTTACGAACTTCTTGTTTCAGATGAAGAAACTGCCGCTGCTCCAATGGGGTTTGAAGAACTGGTGTCTTTGTTCCGCGGGACTTTTCATGCAGACGAAGCGTGGGCAGCATATTGCGCATTAAAAAATACAGTATATTTTAACCAGAGCCTTAAGGCGCAGATGGACGGCAAACTTGAATTTGTTCCGCGCCCGCAGTCAGAAATTGACGAACTTATGCGCCGTGCCGACGAAAAAAGTCGTGAAGGTGAAATTCGCGCAGCTTTTATTTCAAGACTCAAGTCACGCAAACTGGATCTTCCCGATGACGCACGCTACATGGTCGATGTAGAAGCACTGGCTCTTGGCAAAACAGACAAAAGCCGCACCATGCACGACGCGCATTTTAAGGAAACACCCGAGAACGCACACAAAATTCTTTTGGAAACAGGAATCTGGCCAATCACAAGAAATCCTTATCCGTTAAGATGGGGCCTTTCAATGCAGTCCGCAAAAGAAGGGCTTGCTTCACCTCCAAAAGATGAAGAGCGTGTAACTGTTCCTGGAGTTTCGTATGCAATAGACAATGCGTGGTCAGCAGATCCAGATGATGCCGTTGCCTTTGACGGAACATATCTTTGGGTTCACATAGCAGACCCCGCTTCTACTGTAATGCCCGGAAGTTCAATTGATGATGCAGCCCGTGCAAGAGGTTCAACGCTTTATATTCCTGAAGGTGCATCCAGAATGCTGTGCGAAGATTCACTTTCTGACTATGCGCTGGGACTCAATGAAATAAGCCGCGCACTTTCGTTCAGAATATTGCTTGATGAGTCCGGCGCCGTGGCTGACTGTTCTGTTTTAAAAACAATTGTAGATGTAAAACGCCTTACTTACGAACAGGCAGACGAACTCAAGGATACTCCTGAACTTGCACCGCTGTTCAAAATAGCAGAACGCAATATACACAGGCGCAACAAGGCCGGCGCTGTTCAGATAAGCCTTCCCGAAGTTCACATAACAGTAGACCCCGAAACAAAACAGGTTTCCATTCAGAATGAAGTACACCCGCAGAGTTCCGAGATGGTGCGCGAGATGATGCTTCTTGCAGGCGAAGGGGCTGCGCGTTTTGCTTTCAAAAATTCAATTCCTTTCCCGTACGTAAGTCAGGAAGCTCCCACTATTCCCGATGATATTCCCGAAGGGCTTGCCGGTCAGTTCAGATTGCGACGCTGCATGAGAAGACGTTCGGTCGGTGTTACTCCGGGTGTTCATTCAGGTTTGGGACTTGGAATGTACAGTCAGGTTACAAGCCCTTTGCGCCGCTACAGTGATCTTATCGCGCACATGCAGTTAAGGGCATTTATTGACGGCCGTAAACTTTTGGACAAAGACACCATGCTCATGAGAATAAGCGAAGGAGACGCCGGTTCACAGGCCGCACACAAGGCCGAACGCAAAAGCAACACGCACTGGACGCTGGTTTACCTTCTTCAGAATCCCGACTGGACAGGAGATGCAATCTGTGTGGACAAAGGACTCAAACAACCGCAGTTTTCAATACCGTCGCTTGGAATGGAAACTTATTTTACGCCCAATTCCGAAGTTGAACTCAACCAGTCCGTTAAGGTAAAAGCTGCAAATATAAATCTTCCCGAACTTACCGTGGACTTTATTCCTGTTTGATTCTGTTAGCAAAAAGCATACGTATGCAATATATTGCGCATATTGAGAATATTTTTGCATTTTGCTATAATAGCGCATTATGATAGTAATGAAGTTCGGCGGAAGTTCCGTCGCCAATGCGGAAAGAATCCGCCACGTAGCGTCAATTATTCAGGCGTATAAAAATGAACGTCCCGTTGTTGTTTTGAGTGCAATGGGAGACACGACAGACCACCTTCTTGAAGCAGCAGATGAAGCTGTCAAAGGGCGTGTTGATATTAAAAAAATCGAGACCCTTCATTATGATACAGCCCGCGAACTTGGAATAGATGTTCCGGCAATAAAAGAGCTTTTGGGTGAACTCGGAACCCTTCTTACCGGAATAAGCATGCTTCACGAACTTACAAAACGCACGCGCGACTATCTGGTTTCGTTCGGTGAGCGCATGTCCGTAAGAATGATGGCTGCCTTTCTTGAAAAGAGCGGTGTTCCGGCTAAGTTCTACGATGCGTGGGACATTGGCATGGTAAGTGATTCAAATTACATGTCTGCAGAACTTTTGGATGAAGTCTGGGACACAATTCCCAAAGCGTTCGATTCCTACAAAAGCGGCTCTTCACCCGAGATTCCCATCGTAACAGGATTCATTGCAAAAGACAAAAACGGAATAATTACAACACTCGGCCGTGGCGGAAGTGACCTTAGCGCAACAATGATCGGCGCGGCTCTTAAGGCAGACGAGATTCAGACATGGAAAGATGTTGACGGCATTATGACAGCCGATCCGCGCGTTGTAAAAGAAGCACATCCTGTTCCCGAAGTTACATACGAAGAAGCTCAGGAACTTGCCATGTTTGGAGCTCAGGTACTTCACCCGCGCAGTATGATTCCGTGCCGCAAAACAGGAACTCCGGTACGCGTAAAAAACAGTTACAATATAAAAAGTCCGGGAAGTATAATTGTAGAAAAACATTCCGGCGAGCGTCCTCTGGTTACTGCAATTACCAGCGTAAAAAATGTTTCGCTTATTGACATTCAGTCCAGCAGAATGCTCGGTGCCGCAGGTTTTCTTGCACACATATTCAACCAGTTTCTCAAGTGGAACATAAGCATTGATGTAATTGCAACATCAGAAGTTTCTGTAAGCCTTACTGTAAACGGAAAAACTCCTCTTGACGGAGTAATTGCCGATCTTTCAAGAGTTGCAGAAGTCAACGTAAAGAATTCAAAAGCAATTGTGACTGTTATCTGTGATGCATCGCGTTCAAGTTTTATTCTTGCAGATGCATTTGCCTCTCTTTCCAAAAACGGAATCAACGTACAGATGATAAGCCAGGGCGCAAGTAAGGTAAACATAAGTTTCCTTGTTGAACAGACCCAGGCCGATGACACTGTGCGCATTCTTCATTCAGCTTTGTTCAAATAATTTAACGGTGGAATAAAATGAAAATTGCTCTTGTCGGATACGGAAAAATGGGACACATGCTTGAATCTACCGCATTGTCTCTTGGTGATGAAGTTGTTGCAACAATAGATGTTTTTGCTCCAGATGCAAGTGTAAAAGTTAGTGCAGGTGACGGTGCTGCTGTGGCACGAGCAGTAAAAGAAAGCGGCGCAGAAGGTGTAATAGAATTTACACATCCTTCTTCGGTAATGGAAAATATTCGCGCTCTTGTTCCACTCGGCCTTCCTCTTGTAGTAGGAACAACAGGCTGGACAGATTGTGAAAAAGAAGTCGCTGAACTTGCTGCAAAAACCGGCGGTACCGTAATGCACAGCGCAAACTTTTCTATTGGTGTAAATCTCTTCTATAAAATAGTAGAAGAAGCATCGCGTCTGGTTTCTAACTTTGACGAATACGACAGCGCCGTTTGGGAAATGCACCACAATCAGAAAGCAGACAGTCCTTCCGGAACAGCACTCGATATTGCCCGCCGCGTAATGGCCGGAAACCCGCGCAAAACTTCCATGGTAACAGATGCATTCCATTCGCGCCCGTCACCTGAACAGCTGCACGTTTCTTCTACAAGATGTGGCCATGTTCCGGGAACACACACCGTGTTTTTTGACAGCGCGGCAGATACAATTGAACTGACACATACTGCAAGAAGCCGCCAGGGGTTTGCTTCGGGAGCCGTTCATGCACTTGAAAACCTTAAGCGCATGCTCGATTCCGGTGAGCTTTCAAGCGGCGCATTGTATTCAATGTCAGATGTTTTCCCTGGAATGTTCTAAACTTTTTCTGTTATCATGCCGAAAATTGAAGGGTATGAGTACGTCCTTTTTGAGCATGATAAACAGAAAATTAATAATAGCAGTTTTTGCAGTTCTCACTTTTTTTGCACCGGTGTTTTCACAGACGCAGTTTCATGAAGTCAAAAAAGGTGAGACTTTGTATGCCATAAGCCGCATTTACGGAATTACAGTTGATGAACTTTGTGCTGCCAATTCCATGACAAAAAATTCAGTCATAAAAGTAGGGCAGAAACTTGCTGTTCCACAGAAAAAAACAGATAATCTTTCAAAAAAAACAACGGTGCCGGCAAAAACCGAGCGCAAGTTTGACACATACACTGTTCAGAAAGGTGACACTTTTTACAGAATAGCCAAAATAAACGGAATTACCGTAGACGAACTCAAGGCGCTTAATAATCTTGACAATGACAGCATTCTTAAAGCCGGACAGAAACTCAAGATTCCGGTTACAATTGTTGATACTACAAACGTAAATCTTCCCGACCTTACGACAAATGATCCGCGTGTTTATTCTGCAAAAAAAGGAGACTCATCTCTGGTCTGGCCTGTTAAAAATCCGCAGGTAACATACATGAAAGGAAAGGTCAGCGGTGTTCAGCTTAGTGCAGCACGTAACGAAACTGTCACCGTAATCCGCGCAGGAACCGTAATGTATGTAGGAAACTACCGCGGTTACGGACAGGTCGTTTTTGTTCAGTCAAAGACGGGTCATATATATGCATATTCGGGGCTTGGTACAATCAAAGTAAAGCGCGGTGACTATGTTGTGTTCGGTGACGCTCTTGGTACAGCCGGAACAGACAGCATAAAGGGAACTTCGCAAATCTGTCTTATGGTATTTCAGAAATCAAATCCAATAGATCCCGCAAAGGCACCCAGGGGATAATTTTTGCAAAAGAGTCAGTAGGTTAAATATCTGTCGCCGCTTTCTTTTGAAAAATAATCTTTTACTTCAAGAATACTTTCTTCGGGCGATTTGTAGTTGAGCATTCTGGTCTGAAAATAATGGCCGAATGAAAACTGTTCGCAGTAGTAGTTGAAGAACCTCTGTATACGTGTTTTGTGAAATTCCGGCGGCTGGAACTTTACAACATTGTCTATGAAATCGAGCGCAACCTGCATTCTGTCTGCGGTTCGTTTTCCTTCATTCTGAATATTTTTAAGTTCGTCAAAAATCCATGGCTTTCTTGCGGCTGCCCTTGCAATCATAAAACCTTCTGCATCCGGTGCGGCATTTTGAGCAACGGCAAGGCTGTTTTTGTCTTTTATTTCACCATTCAGAAAAATTGGAATTTTATCTTTGTAGCGCAGGGCAAGTTTTTGTACGTATGCGTATTTTGGAAGACCGCGGTATTTTTCTTTTATTGTACGCGCATGAAGTGTAATTGCTTCGACGCCTTCTGAAACAAGCATGTCTGTAAAGTCAAAAAGTGATTTTTCGGTAAAATCTTCGGGACCAAGTCGGCATTTTACGCTCAGGCGCATGTGCTTTTCTGTCTGCTTTTCGTAACTGTCCAGCGCATTTTTTACTTTTCTTACTGCAAGGGCTGTTTCTTCCAGAGGTTTAAGCATCCACGCTATTCCGGCTCCTGTTTTGTATATCTGCGGGGCCGAGCATCCCATGTTAAGGTCAACGCCTGTTCCGCCGTATGAACAGACAATGGAAGCGGCTTTTGCAAGGGATTCTGCATCCCATCCGGTAAGTTGCCAGACAATTTTTTCGGGAACAGGTCCGTTAAGAAGATAGTATTTTTCAAACGGCCCCATTGTGGCAAGAGATGTGGCGTTTATCATTTCTGTAAAATATTCGTCACAGCCACCGAATTTTTCTACGGTTCTTCGGAAGGCTTCATGACTGAGCGTTGCCATTGGTGCGCAGATAAAGCGTTTCATTTTGCAGCAAGATATTCGGCAAGTATACGGGCAGCATCACCGCAGAGTTTGGCGCAGGGGCGCTTTTTGTAATATTCGCCGGTGCGTTCCTCAGAAACAGGAGAAGAAGCACTTCCTGCTACAGTGTTTGAAGCAAGGTATTTCTGCGATTCACCCATCGGGGCAAGTCCAAGAAGTTCGCGGCATATAAAAGAGCCGTTCTGTTCCTTAAACTTTTGCATAAGAAGCTGCCCTGTTTTGTAGATTCTGTCCTTTGAATCTTTGTCTTTCGGGTCTGCACTTCCTTCCAGAAAGCCTAAAGTCATAAGCATCCCTGTAACTGTTCCGCAGATTTCTCTCATGCGGCAGACTCCACCGCCAAAAGGCTGGGCTGTTTTAAGGGCAGTTTCCTGTGACAGTCCTATTTCGCTGCTGAAGGTGCACAAGACTGACTGTGCGCAGTTAAAACCTTCCTTGAAGTTCTGTTCAGCTTTCTGTGCTGCTTCTTCTGCCGTCATAATTTTTCCTATGCGTTCAAAGCTTCTACAGCATGTGCTGCTTCGTCAATGTAGCCTTCATCAAGTATTTCTATTTCGCCGTTGTCTACGGTTACCGACATTTTCTGTTCAATAGGAATGCGTGCAAGTACTTTAAGATTAAAGTCTTTTGCAATTCCTTCGATGTTGCTTTCACCAAAGATTTTCATTTCTCTTCCGCAGTCGGGACACTTTACGTAACTCATGTTTTCTATAAGACCCAGAACCGGAACATTCATCATGTTTGCCATGTTTACGGCTTTTTCTACAATGACGCGTACAAGCTGCTGCGGGGATGCCACAACAATGATTCCGTCTACGGGAATTGACTGGAATACGGTAAGCGGAACATCTCCTGTTCCCGGCGGGCAGTCAACGAACATGCAGTCTACGTCTTCCCAGACAACATCTGTCCAGAACTGGCGTACCGCTCCCGAAATTACAGGTCCCCTCCAGATAACTGGTGTTGTTTCCTCGGGAAGAAGGAAATTCATTGACATAATCTGAATTCCGCCCTTGCTTTTTACCGGTTTTATATACTGGCCGGCTTTTCCGTCTTTAAGTGTCATTGTTGCACTTTCGGCTTTTTCTTCACCAAGACCGAATGCCGTAGGAATTGAAGGGCCTGTGATATCTGCATCAAGAATTGCAGCCTTTAAGCCGTCGCGAGAAATTTTACAGGCCAGAAGGCTTGTTACAAGTGATTTTCCGACGCCACCTTTTCCGCTTACAATTCCGATTACTTTCTTTACTTTTGAACCTTCGTGAAGTTTTTCATGAAGATCGCGCTTTTCACAACTTTTGGAGCACTCTGAACATTCTCCGCTACAGTTTTCTGACATATCTTAACCTCTAAAAATGATTTGTTTAACGACTGCAATGCAACCCCTTATAATATAGTAAATTTGAGCACAAACGGCAATGCGGGAAGCTATGTGAAAACCGATTGAAAAGAAAGTTTATCTTTCTGCTCCTTCCGATGTAAATTAAGGGCGGGCTGGCGAAATTTCTACTTTTCTCTTGTATTTTAAAAATAATATGTTATAATTAACTTAAAGTTGATAGGAGTTTTAGAAATATGAATGTAATTTCACTTAAGTTAAAAGTAGTCTTTTGTCTTTCTGCAGTTTTTTTCCTGTTTTCATGTAAGAATCCATTTGATTTGACAGAAGAAACTGATACACCCGCAGATTGCGAAGTAGTGATCGGCGATGAAATGATTTATGGAAAAGAGTTTTCTTTCTCCAGTCTGTATACATCTCAGGCAAGAGCAGCTGCAGTACCTGAAGAAAATATGATTGAAATGGCTTATTTTTCAGTCTGTCCAACATCCGCCGATTCTGTTATGCTTGTAAATGATACATTCGGTTATCTGAATCCTGCAGAAATGAACAAAGAAATTATTCAGACCTGTGATGCTGACACCATAGTATTTAAAAAAGACGTTAGCGGGCAAATAGAAAATTATAATCCCGACGATTTGCTGAATCTTGGAATCAAGTATTATTATATTGACACAAAAGAAAATGTTGAAAACTATAAAGAACTTCTCGAGAATCTTGAAGTTATAGAAGAGTTTTCAATGCCCGAAGAAGAAGTTCTTGAAACTTCGGATGAAGAATCTGTAGAATCTGCAAGATGGATTTTTTCAAAAGTTTTTTCAAAATATTCAATCCGAGGTAAGGTTTATTACAATATTGAAGGTTGTGAACTTCCTGCCTACGGTCTTAAGATCAGCCGTGAAGGAAACTATAAAAGCAATACGGATATAAACGGCAATTTTTCTTTGGGAAGCAAACGCAACTGTTGGGGCCTTTGCTGGATTTATGCGAATTACGAAAACAGTGCCTGTACACTGTCAAATGTTCTTAATATAACAGCTTCTACTTTATTAAAAGTTGACTGGCCGTCAAAACTTACGAATGTAACGATAAAAGCCGATTCGGGATATGCAAAAACAAAGATGGCTGTTTGCAATGAACTGCTTACAAGATACAACGAAGAAACCAAAACACATGGACGCATTCCGCAGGCAAGAGTCTGGACAACGCAGGCAGGAAACGGAATTTCGTCAGCACCGTGTTTTCAATATTTGCTGGGAATAAAACTGCCTGATATTTTCCTTTCAAACTGCAGCAGGGCATCTTATAATAATTTATGTACTCTGCACCATGAATATACTCATTATCTTCACAATGTTTACTGTGAAAACAAAAATAACTTTTGGAATTCTGTAATCTTTTCAGAGATTGGAAGCACGCTTTCAAATATAAGTGTAGATCTTGTAAATGCTATTTTTTCAAATGCAGATTTTGAAAAAAAATATCCAACAGGTTATGATTTTTCGAACAAATACGTTTGTTTTACAGAGAATCTGGCGGAATGGTATTCGTATAACGGATTGTCTAAAGGACCTTTTGGCAAAAAGGCAAATTTAGGTTTAACAGCTAGAGATATTAACAGGTTGAATATTTATGTAAATCAAGGTGTATTTAAGAATTTGATATATCAAAATGTTTGTTCTGCTACCGATATTATTCTTTTGATAGATAAATATGATATAACAACTTTTAATGATTTTTATAAAATTCTTTTACGTATTTACCCGACAAGAAAAACGACCATAGTAAATACATTCAAATCCTATTATATTCCCTATGGAAATGAAATAGAGTATTAAAAAGGAGTGTTTTAAAATATGAATAAAAAAATCTTTTTTGTTGGACTGTGCTTATTTGCATTTTCTTTTTTTTCATGCGACCCTGCGGAAGCATTCTTCAAGCGTATAACGTTTCCAGTTATCTGTTTGGAAAATGATGAACAGCCTGCCAGTAATGTGTATGTAAATTTGAGAAATGATTCATTGTCAAATAAAGTGCTTGCACATGATGAAACAAATTGTAAAGGAGTAGGCTTTATTGTTTTTGTAGAAGTTCCGGATATTAATGGAAAATATAGGTACTTAACAGAAGCTGAATACCGGTGCGAAGATCTTTCCCCTATTGATGCCCAAATTGAAAGTACCGGGGAAACAGATTTCTATATCGTAGTAAATGACAAGGAAACAGAATATTATAATCCGAAATACGAAACAGAGATATTGTATCTTAATGAATTCGATGATGATAGATTTTTTGAAAAGACAGTTTATCTATTACCCAAATCGAAAAAAACTGAATAAAATTATGTGGGCTGGCGAAATTTCTACTTTTCTCTTGTATTTTAAAAATAATATGTTATAATTAACTTAAAGGTGAATGGAAATAATATTTCATATTAGGAGTTTTAGAAATTGAAAAATAAATTTTTAACTTTTTTTTTAATCATATTCATTTGTTTTTCTTTTTTTTCATGCGATCCTCCGGAAGTTCTTGGAAATTATGTACTTTGCATTCCTTTATCTTTATCAGTATTTTCAGAGTCGGAATTAAACACGCCCCTAGAAAAGGTATGTGTTTCTATACATAATGAATCTGTCTCCGACAGTATATTAGCGTATAATGTTACGGATGAATACAATAAAGCGCAATTATTATTTATCTATATTACAAAAGGTTCTTATACTCCAGAGATAAATGAATATGCATGTAAAAATCTGGAAACTCTGGAAACAGTGAAAGCCCAAATTGAAAGTTCCGGGAAAACAGATTTCTATATCGTAGTAAATGACCGGGAAACAGAATATTATAAACCGGAATACGAAACAAAGAGATTATATCTGAATAAATTCAATAATAAGTCTTTTGAAACGACAGTTTATCTTTCTTCTGCTTCCGATGTAAATTAAGGGCGGGCGGCTGGTATCGTTTTGGATGCTTTCTCCCATTGAAAGAGATAAAAAAATAAAATAAAATCTTTCTGTTATGTTTGCACCATTTGACCAGGAGAGTGCTTTTTTAATCTGCAAAAAATTATGTTCCGAACTCGACTCTGGTGTCTCAAAGCTTGTACGCGTTTCAAAATTAAGCGCGGAACGTGAAGGGCAGGGCGTTATGCTTGGCGCTGTTAAATGCACCGATTCTGACGGTAGCGAAGTATATGCGTATACAGTTTCGGGTTCGGCGTATGTTCTGGACAGAGGCGGCATTACGGACATGGTTTTTGTTCCGCCGATAGTTTCTCCTAAAGACATTGCCGCAGCCCTCTCAGAAAATGATGCACAAATACATTCACTTACGGAATGCATCAATGAAGCCAAAAAAAACGGCCGCCCTTATTTACAGATGTCACAGCAGCGCACTTTACTGACTTCTGCTTCTTTAAAAAAAGTAAACGTCCTTTACCGCTTTCACTGCGCAGACAAAAAAATACGCACGCTTAAAGAAATATGTGCCCAATACAACAACGACTCCCTTGCTCCGACCGGAACAGGAGACTGCTGTGCCCCAAAACTTCTGGACTACGCATATTCACACAATCTGGTTGTACAGAGCATGTGCGAAGTCTTTTATAATCCCGGTTTACAGAACGCAAATTCTGTTCCCTGCCCGCCGTGTGATTCCCGCTGCGCAATACTTCTTCCTGCAATGCTCGGTTTAAAAATAATTTACCGCGACGACAGAATAATTGTTGTAGACAAGCAGAGCGGGCTGCTGAGTATTCCCGGCCGCGGCGAAGACAAACAGGACTGCATAACGTCAAGATTAAAACGGCTTTTTCCCAACTGCATACAGCAGCCTTCTGTTCACCGTCTTGATATGGAAACAAGCGGTCTTATGGTACTGGCCTTTGATGCCGAAGCCCACCGCAACTTAAGCCGCCAGTTTCAGGAAGGAACTGTAAAAAAAGAATACGTGGCTCTTCTGGACGGTGTTCTTGCAAAAAAAGGAATACCCGAAGAAGGAACAATGACACTGTTCTTCAGGCTTGACATAGACAACAGACCGCACCAGATTTGGGACGACGTTTACGGAAAAAAAGCCGTTACTTCCTGGAAGATTCTTGATGTTGAACGTTATACTGCACCTGATGGCAGCGTAAGAAATGTAACAAGAGTTTTATTCAAGCCTCAGACGGGACGAACGCATCAGTTAAGGCTTGCATCTGCAGACCCGCACGGGTTCGGCATTCCGATTGTAGGAGACACGCTTTACGGTAAGTGTGAAGAAGGGGAACGTCTTATGCTCCACGCGCGCTACCTGGCTTTTGACCACCCGACAGACGGCCGCCGCATGGAATTTCAACTGGAAAGCGGGTTTTGACTAAGAGAGATGCTATTCTGTTTTGTAAGATTCTACCAGGCATTTATATCTTTTGTCTGCTTTGCCGAAGTTTCTGCAAGAACCTGCTTCAATTGCTGCATTCATTGCAAGAAGATTTGTCTGGCTTGAAATTTTTGAAATATATGTAAATGCAGTTTTTCCTGTTGGAACCATTGTATAATAGAAAGGTTTGCCCTTACACTCCTTTCTATTGTATTGTTTACAGTTTTTTGAATAAATTATAGAATCTTGTGATGTTATGCAAAGTATGCCGACGGTGCGGGCTTTGTGCAGGACCTGATGAACTAAAGACTTTCTCTTCCCAAAACGTATGTCTTTCAACAATTCTGCCTCATTCTTTTAAGGCTGAATCCGGCGGTTCTTCCTGTGACATAGGCATTGCCTTTGATTTGGGAACAACCACTATTGCGGCTGCTGCCTTTTCCCTGCAGGACGGAATGCTCCTTGCTCAAAAGGGCGAGACAAATGCCCAGGTTCCGTTCGGTGCCGACTGCATTTCAAGAATCTCTTTTGCGGCATCCGGCGGTTTGCAGAAGCTTCATGCAGTTGTTTCAAGCCAGCTTGCTTCCATAGCGCAGTCCCTCTTGATGACAATTGCTCCGGCATTTCTTTCGCAAAGAAGGGGACGGCCGCAGATAAAAAAAATTGTAATCGCCGGCAATACAGTTATGCAAAGTCTCGCCGCCGGCCTTGATGTACAGACGCTGGGTGCTTTTCCGTTTACGCCGCCATCATATTTTGGAAAGACTTTTGATGATGTCTTTAACGGAACTTCTCTTGAAGACTGTGGCGCCGAAGTCTTTTTTGCACCGGCAGTTTCGGGCTTTATAGGCGGCGATGCATTGTGTTCAGCCCTGTCATGCGGCCTGGTTTCTGATACAAACGCTTTCCTTGCCGATGTTGGAACAAACTGCGAGATGGCTGCCTACAACTCAAAGACACAAAAACTTTTGTTTGCATCTTCTGCGGCTGGCCCTGCTTTTGAAGGATACGGGATTTCTTGCGGCTCTTCTGCAAAGGGAGGTGCTGTTTCGCGTGTATATATGAAAGAAAACAACATATGCTGTTCGGTTATAGGCGGCGGCAGTGCACAGTCCATCTGCGGAACAGGCGTTCTTTCGGCTGTAAGCGCATTTTTAAAGGCAGGAATAATTGACTGCCACGGAACAATTGCAAATGGCAGCGATTTTATAAACATCGGCGGCAGTGTGCGTTTAACGCAGCAGGATATACGCAATTTTCAGCTTGCAAAGGCTGCAGTTATGGCAGGACTTACAATTCTTTCACACAAAGCAGGGGTTACATCAGATGCAGATTTGTATCTTGCCGGCGGCTTCGGCAGTTCGTTTTCACCGCAGGATGCAGCCTCAACCGGAATGATTCCGCGCTTTCTTTCGTCACGTACGCTTTCCTGCGGTAACGCCTCACTTTCGGGCGCGGCGATGATTCTTTTGAGCAGTACAGAAAGACAGCATATTCTTGATTTGGCTGCAATTGCAGAATTTACGGAACTTGCCGTTCAGGATGATTTTCAGGAAGTGTATATAAAATCTTTGGAATTTGATGTTTAAGTTCGGTAGACAAGATAAAAAAAAGACTGCCTCAAGTCTGAGACAGCCTTCTTTTTACTTTAATATCTACGAGTTTTAGCTTACTGAAACTCGCTAAGATAACGGGGATGTCTACATCTCCGTTATCTTATTTATCTTGCATATTCTATGATGCGGGTTTCCCTAATCATAGTAATTTTGATTCTTCCGGGATAGCGAAGGTCAGTTTCGATCTGTTTTGCTATCTGCTTTGCAAGTTCCTTGACCTGGTCGTCAGGAATTTTTTCGTTGTTG
Proteins encoded in this window:
- a CDS encoding tRNA-dihydrouridine synthase family protein, yielding MKRFICAPMATLSHEAFRRTVEKFGGCDEYFTEMINATSLATMGPFEKYYLLNGPVPEKIVWQLTGWDAESLAKAASIVCSYGGTGVDLNMGCSAPQIYKTGAGIAWMLKPLEETALAVRKVKNALDSYEKQTEKHMRLSVKCRLGPEDFTEKSLFDFTDMLVSEGVEAITLHARTIKEKYRGLPKYAYVQKLALRYKDKIPIFLNGEIKDKNSLAVAQNAAPDAEGFMIARAAARKPWIFDELKNIQNEGKRTADRMQVALDFIDNVVKFQPPEFHKTRIQRFFNYYCEQFSFGHYFQTRMLNYKSPEESILEVKDYFSKESGDRYLTY
- the dapB gene encoding 4-hydroxy-tetrahydrodipicolinate reductase — translated: MKIALVGYGKMGHMLESTALSLGDEVVATIDVFAPDASVKVSAGDGAAVARAVKESGAEGVIEFTHPSSVMENIRALVPLGLPLVVGTTGWTDCEKEVAELAAKTGGTVMHSANFSIGVNLFYKIVEEASRLVSNFDEYDSAVWEMHHNQKADSPSGTALDIARRVMAGNPRKTSMVTDAFHSRPSPEQLHVSSTRCGHVPGTHTVFFDSAADTIELTHTARSRQGFASGAVHALENLKRMLDSGELSSGALYSMSDVFPGMF
- a CDS encoding ribonuclease catalytic domain-containing protein, which produces MLVNNSLVLYKNAAAAITGECVSGKFPVRFRTAPATQTKSAVYGTQSVRNKDFLVLSETPVSSLENALSFADTNAPSADDMYDAQPKNAMAVQLKECYELLVSDEETAAAPMGFEELVSLFRGTFHADEAWAAYCALKNTVYFNQSLKAQMDGKLEFVPRPQSEIDELMRRADEKSREGEIRAAFISRLKSRKLDLPDDARYMVDVEALALGKTDKSRTMHDAHFKETPENAHKILLETGIWPITRNPYPLRWGLSMQSAKEGLASPPKDEERVTVPGVSYAIDNAWSADPDDAVAFDGTYLWVHIADPASTVMPGSSIDDAARARGSTLYIPEGASRMLCEDSLSDYALGLNEISRALSFRILLDESGAVADCSVLKTIVDVKRLTYEQADELKDTPELAPLFKIAERNIHRRNKAGAVQISLPEVHITVDPETKQVSIQNEVHPQSSEMVREMMLLAGEGAARFAFKNSIPFPYVSQEAPTIPDDIPEGLAGQFRLRRCMRRRSVGVTPGVHSGLGLGMYSQVTSPLRRYSDLIAHMQLRAFIDGRKLLDKDTMLMRISEGDAGSQAAHKAERKSNTHWTLVYLLQNPDWTGDAICVDKGLKQPQFSIPSLGMETYFTPNSEVELNQSVKVKAANINLPELTVDFIPV
- a CDS encoding aspartate kinase; amino-acid sequence: MIVMKFGGSSVANAERIRHVASIIQAYKNERPVVVLSAMGDTTDHLLEAADEAVKGRVDIKKIETLHYDTARELGIDVPAIKELLGELGTLLTGISMLHELTKRTRDYLVSFGERMSVRMMAAFLEKSGVPAKFYDAWDIGMVSDSNYMSAELLDEVWDTIPKAFDSYKSGSSPEIPIVTGFIAKDKNGIITTLGRGGSDLSATMIGAALKADEIQTWKDVDGIMTADPRVVKEAHPVPEVTYEEAQELAMFGAQVLHPRSMIPCRKTGTPVRVKNSYNIKSPGSIIVEKHSGERPLVTAITSVKNVSLIDIQSSRMLGAAGFLAHIFNQFLKWNISIDVIATSEVSVSLTVNGKTPLDGVIADLSRVAEVNVKNSKAIVTVICDASRSSFILADAFASLSKNGINVQMISQGASKVNISFLVEQTQADDTVRILHSALFK
- a CDS encoding M23 family metallopeptidase, translated to MSTSFLSMINRKLIIAVFAVLTFFAPVFSQTQFHEVKKGETLYAISRIYGITVDELCAANSMTKNSVIKVGQKLAVPQKKTDNLSKKTTVPAKTERKFDTYTVQKGDTFYRIAKINGITVDELKALNNLDNDSILKAGQKLKIPVTIVDTTNVNLPDLTTNDPRVYSAKKGDSSLVWPVKNPQVTYMKGKVSGVQLSAARNETVTVIRAGTVMYVGNYRGYGQVVFVQSKTGHIYAYSGLGTIKVKRGDYVVFGDALGTAGTDSIKGTSQICLMVFQKSNPIDPAKAPRG